A stretch of Streptomyces vietnamensis DNA encodes these proteins:
- a CDS encoding glutamate-5-semialdehyde dehydrogenase produces the protein MTSLTPLDNLSPVTRAAYRARGAAAEIAPLPRAAKDDALLAIADALEVRTAEIVEANAVDIAKAREAGTSEAIIDRLTLTPERVRAIAADVRDVAALPDPVGEVVRGQTLPNGIDLRQIRVPLGVVGIIYEARPNVTVDAAALCLKSGNAVLLRGSSSAYASNTALVTVLRDAVGGAGLPADAIQLVPGESRESVRELMRARGLVDVLIPRGGASLIKTVVEESTVPVIETGTGNCHVYVDAQTDLDMAVDILINSKASRVSVCNAAETLLVHQDVAEAFLPKALAALAEAGVTVHADERVLALSEGSKATVVPATPEDWETEYLSYDIAAAVVDSLDKAVDHIRMWSSGHTEAIVTTSQAAARRFTQLVDSTTVAVNASTRFTDGGQFGFGAEIGISTQKLHARGPMGLPELTSTKYIVTGDGHVR, from the coding sequence ATGACCTCGCTCACGCCCCTCGACAACCTCTCCCCGGTCACCCGGGCCGCCTACCGGGCCCGTGGCGCCGCCGCCGAAATCGCGCCACTCCCGCGCGCGGCCAAGGACGACGCGCTCCTCGCGATCGCGGACGCCCTCGAAGTCCGCACCGCCGAGATCGTCGAAGCCAACGCCGTGGACATCGCCAAGGCCCGCGAAGCCGGGACCAGCGAGGCCATCATCGACCGTCTGACCCTCACCCCGGAGCGCGTCCGGGCCATCGCCGCCGACGTCCGTGACGTCGCCGCGCTGCCCGACCCCGTCGGCGAGGTCGTCCGCGGCCAGACCCTCCCCAACGGCATCGACCTGCGCCAGATCCGCGTCCCGCTCGGCGTCGTCGGCATCATCTACGAGGCCCGCCCCAACGTCACCGTCGACGCCGCCGCCCTCTGCCTCAAGTCCGGCAACGCCGTCCTGCTCCGCGGCTCCTCCTCCGCGTACGCCTCCAACACCGCCCTGGTGACCGTCCTGCGCGACGCCGTCGGCGGCGCCGGACTGCCCGCCGACGCCATCCAGCTCGTCCCCGGCGAGTCCCGCGAATCGGTCCGCGAGCTGATGCGCGCCCGCGGCCTCGTCGACGTCCTCATCCCGCGCGGCGGCGCCTCCCTGATCAAGACCGTCGTCGAGGAGTCCACCGTCCCGGTCATCGAGACCGGCACCGGCAACTGCCACGTCTACGTCGACGCCCAGACCGACCTCGACATGGCCGTCGACATCCTGATCAACTCCAAGGCCTCGCGGGTCAGCGTCTGCAACGCCGCCGAGACCCTCCTCGTCCACCAGGACGTCGCCGAGGCCTTCCTGCCCAAGGCGCTCGCCGCCCTCGCCGAGGCCGGCGTCACCGTCCACGCCGACGAGCGGGTCCTCGCCCTCTCCGAGGGCTCCAAGGCCACCGTCGTCCCGGCCACGCCCGAGGACTGGGAGACCGAGTACCTCTCGTACGACATCGCCGCCGCCGTCGTCGACTCCCTCGACAAGGCCGTCGACCACATCCGGATGTGGTCCTCCGGCCACACCGAGGCGATCGTCACCACCTCGCAGGCCGCGGCCCGCCGTTTCACCCAGCTGGTCGACTCCACCACGGTCGCCGTGAACGCCTCCACCCGGTTCACGGACGGCGGACAGTTCGGCTTCGGCGCCGAGATCGGCATCTCCACCCAGAAGCTGCACGCCCGGGGCCCCATGGGCCTTCCCGAGCTGACCTCGACCAAGTACATCGTCACCGGTGACGGTCACGTGCGGTAA
- the galE gene encoding UDP-glucose 4-epimerase GalE, with translation MTYLITGGAGYIGSHVVRAMTQAGERVVVLDDLSTGYESRVPEGVPLVVGSTLDREVLDRTIAEHGVTGVVHLAAKKQVGESVELPLHYYRENVVGLTVLLEAVAAAGVRNFLFSSSAAVYGMPDVDLVTEETPCLPMSPYGETKLVGEWLVRAAGAAHGISTACLRYFNVAGAATPELADTGVFNLVPMVFERLDAGESPRIFGDDYATPDGTCIRDYIHVEDLADAHLVAARKLAEWAAAGEPRDLTVNIGRGEGVSVTEMVRLINEITDHTAEPLVTPRRPGDPARVVAAADRIEAELGWKARHDVRDMIESAWAGWVARRGATV, from the coding sequence ATGACTTACCTGATCACCGGTGGTGCCGGCTACATCGGCTCCCATGTGGTCCGTGCCATGACGCAGGCGGGCGAGCGGGTCGTCGTCCTCGACGACCTGTCCACGGGATACGAGTCGCGGGTGCCCGAGGGCGTGCCCCTGGTGGTCGGCTCCACCCTCGACCGGGAGGTCCTCGACCGGACGATCGCCGAGCACGGTGTGACGGGCGTCGTCCACCTCGCCGCGAAGAAGCAGGTCGGCGAGTCCGTCGAGCTGCCGCTGCACTACTACCGCGAGAACGTCGTCGGCCTCACCGTCCTCCTGGAGGCCGTCGCGGCCGCCGGTGTGCGCAACTTCCTCTTCTCCTCCTCCGCCGCCGTCTACGGCATGCCGGACGTCGACCTCGTCACCGAGGAGACCCCCTGCCTGCCGATGAGCCCGTACGGCGAGACCAAGCTGGTCGGCGAGTGGCTGGTCCGTGCCGCGGGCGCGGCGCACGGCATCTCGACGGCCTGCCTGCGCTACTTCAACGTGGCCGGCGCGGCGACCCCCGAGCTGGCCGACACCGGGGTCTTCAACCTGGTCCCGATGGTCTTCGAGCGCCTCGACGCGGGGGAGTCCCCGCGGATCTTCGGCGACGACTACGCCACGCCCGACGGCACCTGCATCCGCGACTACATCCACGTCGAGGACCTGGCCGACGCGCACCTCGTCGCCGCGCGGAAGCTCGCGGAGTGGGCCGCGGCGGGCGAGCCGCGCGACCTGACCGTCAACATCGGCCGGGGCGAGGGCGTCTCCGTCACCGAGATGGTCCGGCTGATCAACGAGATCACCGACCACACCGCCGAGCCCCTGGTCACCCCGCGCCGCCCCGGCGACCCCGCCCGGGTCGTCGCCGCCGCCGACCGCATCGAGGCGGAGCTGGGCTGGAAGGCCCGCCACGACGTGCGCGACATGATCGAGTCGGCCTGGGCCGGCTGGGTCGCCCGCCGCGGCGCGACCGTCTGA
- a CDS encoding GtrA family protein: MGSVRGSGSGSGSGSEAGSGGRRARLAEIFRFALVGGVNTGTFFGCYLLLHPWMPYFAAYSLAFLLSMIGSFFLNTYFTYRTRPTWKKFALFPLTNVTNYLVQSVGLYALVTWAGMDDRIAPLVAAVVAIPFTYLISQRILVPRSTGRPADTPGPSGPSGPGSETDERQPSRLA; this comes from the coding sequence ATGGGCTCGGTCCGGGGGAGCGGGTCCGGGTCCGGGTCCGGGTCCGAGGCCGGTTCCGGCGGTCGGCGGGCGCGGCTCGCCGAGATCTTCCGCTTCGCGCTCGTCGGCGGCGTCAACACCGGTACCTTCTTCGGCTGTTACCTCCTCCTGCACCCCTGGATGCCGTACTTCGCCGCGTACTCCCTCGCCTTCCTCCTCAGCATGATCGGCTCCTTCTTCCTCAACACCTACTTCACCTACCGCACCCGGCCGACGTGGAAGAAGTTCGCCCTCTTCCCGCTCACCAACGTCACCAACTACCTGGTGCAGAGCGTCGGTCTCTACGCGCTCGTCACCTGGGCCGGAATGGACGACAGGATCGCGCCACTCGTCGCGGCCGTCGTCGCGATCCCGTTCACCTACCTGATCTCCCAACGGATCCTGGTGCCCCGCTCCACCGGCCGGCCCGCCGACACCCCCGGTCCGTCCGGTCCGTCCGGTCCAGGGAGCGAAACGGACGAGCGGCAGCCCTCCCGGCTCGCGTAG
- a CDS encoding glycosyltransferase family 2 protein produces MTRLSVVVPCFNEEDVVERFDTRMRQVLDALPVGYEICYVDDGSSDGTLGKLRKIAARHPQHTQYASFSRNFGKEAAMLAGLRKSTGDAVVIMDADLQHPPELLARMLDLYHQGHDQVMARRTREGDKKVRTALSRMYYRAVNRWVDVELTDGVGDFRLLSRPAVDALLSLPEYNRFSKGLFSWIGFDTVTFDYQNAAREAGETKWKFSSLLNYGMDGLISFNNRPLRIALWLGMMLSGLAALYAVWVTVAAITNGVTAPGYVTLVAIIVGLGGVQMVMLGLIGEYIGRIYYETKRRPHFLVKETHRSFGRAAAERAAAERIRIVTAEREH; encoded by the coding sequence ATGACCAGGCTTTCCGTCGTCGTCCCCTGCTTCAACGAGGAGGACGTCGTCGAGCGGTTCGACACGCGGATGCGACAAGTGCTCGACGCACTCCCGGTCGGATACGAGATCTGTTACGTCGACGACGGAAGTTCCGACGGAACGCTCGGCAAACTGCGCAAGATCGCCGCCCGGCACCCGCAGCACACCCAGTACGCCTCCTTCAGCCGCAACTTCGGCAAGGAGGCCGCCATGCTCGCCGGCCTGCGCAAATCCACCGGCGACGCCGTGGTCATCATGGACGCCGACCTCCAGCACCCGCCCGAGCTTCTCGCTCGCATGCTCGACCTCTACCACCAGGGCCACGACCAGGTGATGGCACGACGCACCCGCGAAGGCGACAAGAAGGTGCGTACGGCGCTCAGTCGCATGTACTACCGGGCCGTCAACCGTTGGGTGGACGTCGAACTCACGGACGGGGTGGGCGACTTCCGTCTGCTCTCCCGCCCCGCCGTCGACGCCCTGCTCTCGCTGCCCGAGTACAACCGCTTCTCCAAGGGCCTCTTCTCCTGGATCGGCTTCGACACCGTCACCTTCGACTACCAGAACGCCGCGCGCGAGGCCGGCGAGACGAAGTGGAAGTTCAGCTCCCTGCTCAACTACGGCATGGACGGGCTGATCTCCTTCAACAACCGTCCGCTGCGCATCGCCCTCTGGCTCGGCATGATGCTCAGCGGCCTCGCCGCCCTCTACGCGGTGTGGGTGACCGTCGCCGCGATCACCAACGGCGTCACCGCCCCCGGCTACGTCACGCTGGTCGCGATCATCGTGGGGCTCGGGGGAGTGCAGATGGTGATGCTGGGACTGATCGGCGAGTACATCGGCCGCATCTACTACGAGACCAAGCGCCGGCCGCACTTCCTCGTCAAGGAGACCCACCGCTCCTTCGGCCGCGCGGCCGCCGAACGCGCCGCCGCCGAACGGATCCGCATCGTGACCGCCGAGCGGGAGCACTGA
- a CDS encoding bifunctional glycosyltransferase/CDP-glycerol:glycerophosphate glycerophosphotransferase, whose product MHVPDVSVVVIAYNDAERLPAAVRSVLEQTLHGVDVVIVDDCSKDDTFAVAQALAAAHPNRVRAFQLPRNSGGCGAPRNFGIQQATGTYVMFLDSDDVLERNACRNMLAAAESTGSDLVSGLCVRVHLDSRNKKTTEWYPWLYSQTRTIDSITELSDLLVFDTLSTNKCYRRAFLLEQGLEFPVGIHYEDLLFSAQAYVAASRITLIPNHVYYWNVQEKASAKSISNRRHEIANFVHRMEIHRRVDALLESKGYDELKYRKDIKFLKHDLVLHLRDLPLLGDDYRREFAELANGYLADIDPRAYEEVQPLHAICAYLLSKEDWTHLLPATDALTNPGRLTTALAELDGHVYWCAEHLDTEQGRRILDVTAAGYDTRPLTSLALGNRLTSYASSGGVVELAGRVVNPLGRISPDAELGAVLEISARRSVSGKAAHVPVASVRHAGAWIEWKGRVDIARTVRPLGVIDAVWDVRLVLTVDGQKLRTRVSVGGTPIDEADPVRIRPRLTQLVSDRFVPEVTRKGNLSYVLAAEGKAAVHTSAMIEGAMHGRAAGLAKTGLKRLLHTKRNLNSGETKLRLYHRLYSKLPIRKGLVVFESHLGKQYSDSPRAIYEEMRRRNIPFEGVWSYAGAKPTGFPEDAVLVKRWSRQYLRALAQAEFWIDNQGFPLRLTKRPGTTYIQTWHGTALKRMGFDEPHTKSRGLGTQQTFQKALDRFDHFLIRGEHDRRTLAKAFRLREEVLLPVGYPRNDELVAAHRRETETGRRERGPLAAELGIAPEKTVLLYAPTFRAAPGGKVRAFKLPFDVEEFAERFGDTHTLLVRTHYLNSVSLPPSVRGRVVDVSRRHDVTPLLALADGLITDYSSVMFDYGLLDRPMVFLTYDYEEYARENRGTYFDLKERAPGPVVSTEEEFFGVIANFRDEADIKYAAARQRFNAEFSEYDRGDAAERIVARFFTGGRK is encoded by the coding sequence GTGCACGTGCCTGACGTCTCCGTGGTCGTCATCGCCTACAACGACGCAGAGCGTCTGCCGGCGGCCGTACGATCGGTCCTGGAGCAGACCCTGCACGGTGTCGACGTGGTGATCGTCGACGACTGCAGCAAGGACGACACCTTCGCGGTCGCCCAGGCGCTCGCCGCCGCACACCCGAACCGGGTCAGGGCCTTCCAGCTGCCTCGGAACAGCGGCGGCTGCGGCGCGCCCCGCAACTTCGGCATCCAGCAGGCCACCGGCACGTACGTCATGTTCCTCGACAGCGACGACGTCCTGGAGCGCAACGCCTGTCGCAACATGCTCGCCGCCGCCGAGAGCACCGGCTCCGACCTCGTCTCCGGCCTGTGCGTCCGCGTCCACCTGGACAGCCGCAACAAGAAGACCACCGAGTGGTACCCCTGGCTCTACTCGCAGACCCGGACGATCGACTCGATCACCGAACTGTCCGACCTGCTGGTCTTCGACACGCTGTCGACGAACAAGTGCTACCGGCGGGCTTTCCTCCTCGAACAGGGGCTCGAGTTCCCCGTCGGCATCCACTACGAGGACCTGCTCTTCTCGGCCCAGGCCTATGTCGCCGCGAGCCGCATCACCCTCATCCCGAACCACGTCTACTACTGGAACGTGCAGGAGAAGGCGTCGGCCAAGTCGATCAGCAACCGGCGCCACGAGATCGCCAACTTCGTCCACCGCATGGAGATCCACCGCCGCGTGGACGCCCTCCTGGAGAGCAAGGGGTACGACGAGCTCAAGTACCGCAAGGACATCAAGTTCCTCAAGCACGACCTCGTCCTCCACCTGCGCGACCTGCCGCTGCTCGGCGACGACTACCGGCGCGAGTTCGCCGAACTCGCCAACGGCTACCTCGCCGACATCGACCCCCGGGCGTACGAGGAGGTGCAGCCCCTGCACGCCATCTGCGCCTACCTCCTGAGCAAGGAGGACTGGACCCACCTCCTGCCCGCCACCGACGCGCTCACCAACCCGGGCCGCCTCACCACCGCGCTCGCCGAGCTGGACGGGCACGTCTACTGGTGCGCCGAGCACCTGGACACCGAGCAGGGCCGCCGCATCCTGGACGTCACCGCCGCCGGCTACGACACCCGCCCGCTGACCTCGCTCGCCCTGGGCAACCGGCTGACCTCGTACGCGAGCTCCGGCGGTGTCGTCGAACTCGCCGGACGCGTCGTCAACCCGCTGGGCCGGATCTCCCCTGACGCGGAGCTCGGCGCCGTCCTGGAGATCTCGGCCCGCCGCAGCGTCAGCGGCAAGGCCGCGCACGTCCCGGTCGCCTCGGTCCGCCACGCCGGCGCCTGGATCGAGTGGAAGGGCCGCGTGGACATCGCCCGTACGGTCCGTCCGCTCGGCGTCATCGACGCGGTCTGGGACGTCCGGCTGGTCCTCACGGTCGACGGCCAGAAGCTCAGGACCCGGGTCTCCGTCGGCGGCACCCCCATCGACGAGGCCGACCCCGTCCGCATCCGCCCCCGGCTGACCCAGTTGGTCTCCGACCGCTTCGTCCCGGAGGTCACCAGGAAGGGCAATCTGTCGTACGTCCTCGCGGCCGAGGGCAAGGCGGCCGTGCACACCTCGGCGATGATCGAGGGCGCCATGCACGGGCGCGCGGCCGGCCTCGCGAAGACCGGCCTGAAGCGGCTGCTCCACACGAAGCGCAACCTGAACTCGGGCGAGACCAAGCTCCGCCTCTACCACCGGCTCTACAGCAAGCTGCCGATCCGCAAGGGGCTCGTCGTCTTCGAGAGCCACCTCGGCAAGCAGTACAGCGACAGCCCCCGGGCCATCTACGAGGAGATGCGCCGCCGGAACATCCCCTTCGAAGGCGTCTGGTCCTACGCCGGGGCCAAGCCGACCGGCTTCCCCGAGGACGCCGTCCTCGTCAAGCGCTGGAGCCGGCAGTACCTCCGGGCCCTCGCCCAGGCCGAGTTCTGGATCGACAACCAGGGCTTCCCGCTGCGCCTCACCAAACGCCCCGGCACCACCTATATCCAGACCTGGCACGGCACGGCCCTCAAGCGCATGGGCTTCGACGAGCCCCACACCAAGTCCCGCGGCCTGGGCACCCAGCAGACCTTCCAGAAGGCCCTCGACCGCTTCGACCACTTCCTGATCCGCGGCGAGCACGACCGGCGCACCCTCGCCAAGGCCTTCCGGCTCCGCGAGGAGGTGCTGCTGCCCGTCGGCTACCCGCGCAACGACGAACTCGTCGCGGCACACCGTCGGGAGACGGAGACCGGCAGGCGGGAGCGCGGCCCGCTCGCGGCCGAGCTGGGCATCGCCCCGGAGAAGACGGTGCTGCTGTACGCGCCGACCTTCCGCGCCGCCCCCGGCGGCAAGGTGCGCGCCTTCAAGCTCCCCTTCGACGTCGAGGAGTTCGCGGAGCGCTTCGGCGACACCCACACCCTGCTGGTCAGGACGCACTACCTGAACAGCGTGTCGCTCCCGCCGTCGGTCCGGGGCCGCGTCGTCGACGTCTCCCGCCGCCACGACGTCACCCCGCTGCTCGCCCTCGCGGACGGGCTGATCACCGACTACTCCTCCGTGATGTTCGACTACGGGCTCCTCGACCGGCCGATGGTCTTCCTCACGTACGACTACGAGGAGTACGCCAGGGAGAACCGAGGCACCTACTTCGACCTGAAGGAACGCGCCCCCGGACCCGTGGTGTCCACGGAGGAGGAGTTCTTCGGGGTGATCGCCAACTTCAGGGACGAGGCCGACATCAAGTACGCGGCGGCCCGCCAGAGGTTCAACGCGGAGTTCAGCGAGTACGACCGGGGCGACGCGGCCGAGCGGATCGTCGCGCGGTTCTTCACCGGGGGCCGGAAGTGA
- the proB gene encoding glutamate 5-kinase, with protein MTEARRIVVKVGSSSLTTASGGLDADRVDALVDVLAKVRSGGEKEIVLVSSGAIAAGLAPLGLARRPKDLARQQAAASVGQGLLVARYTASFARYGVRVGQVLLTTDDTSRRAHYRNAYRTLDQLLAMGALPVVNENDTVATDEIRFGDNDRLAALVAHLVRADLLVLLSDVDGLYDGDPSKPGTSRIAEVTGPADIAHVEIGSAGKAGVGTGGMVTKVEAARIAAAAGIPVVLTSASRAADALAGRDTGTYFHRTGRRSADRLLWLAHASTPQGSLSLDDGAVRAVVEGKKSLLAAGVAAVEGDFVAGDPVELRDASGRAVARGLVNFDAKELPRMLGRSTHELAKELGPEYEREVVHRDDLVVIR; from the coding sequence GTGACGGAGGCCCGCAGAATCGTCGTCAAGGTCGGCTCCTCCTCGCTCACCACCGCCTCCGGAGGACTCGACGCCGACCGCGTCGACGCCCTCGTCGACGTGCTCGCCAAGGTCCGCAGCGGCGGCGAGAAGGAGATCGTCCTCGTCTCCTCCGGCGCCATCGCCGCGGGACTCGCACCGCTCGGCCTCGCCCGCCGCCCCAAGGACCTCGCCCGCCAGCAGGCCGCCGCCAGCGTCGGCCAGGGCCTCCTCGTCGCCCGCTACACCGCCTCCTTCGCCCGCTACGGCGTCCGCGTCGGCCAGGTCCTCCTCACCACCGACGACACCAGTCGGCGCGCCCACTACCGCAACGCGTACCGCACCCTGGACCAGCTCCTCGCCATGGGCGCGCTGCCCGTCGTCAACGAGAACGACACCGTCGCCACGGACGAGATCCGCTTCGGCGACAACGACCGGCTCGCCGCCCTCGTCGCCCACCTCGTCCGCGCCGACCTGCTCGTGCTGCTCTCCGACGTCGACGGCCTGTACGACGGAGACCCGTCCAAGCCCGGCACCTCGCGGATCGCCGAGGTCACCGGCCCCGCGGACATCGCCCACGTCGAGATCGGCTCGGCAGGCAAGGCGGGCGTCGGCACCGGCGGCATGGTCACCAAGGTCGAGGCCGCCCGGATCGCCGCCGCCGCGGGCATCCCCGTGGTCCTCACCTCCGCGAGCCGCGCCGCCGACGCCCTCGCCGGCCGGGACACCGGCACGTACTTCCACCGCACCGGCCGCCGCTCCGCCGACCGGCTGCTCTGGCTCGCCCACGCCTCCACCCCGCAGGGCTCCCTCAGCCTCGACGACGGAGCCGTACGAGCCGTCGTCGAGGGCAAGAAGTCCCTCCTCGCGGCCGGTGTCGCGGCCGTCGAGGGCGACTTCGTGGCCGGCGACCCCGTCGAGCTCCGCGACGCCTCCGGCCGGGCCGTCGCCCGCGGCCTCGTCAACTTCGACGCCAAGGAGCTGCCCCGGATGCTCGGCCGCTCCACCCACGAGCTCGCCAAGGAGCTCGGACCCGAGTACGAGCGAGAGGTCGTCCACCGCGACGACCTGGTCGTCATCCGCTGA
- a CDS encoding glycosyltransferase — MGGVTTWTHQMAREFTDRGHRVHVIGITPAPAGREHEFPEPLPYATTTLYDTHPPQVRPLRGIRGKLNAVERRRHAARAAGMRRRADRMTALFAAARPGAVLIVTQVWAMEWVALADTKGLLVIGMSHESYAASAATSRLSRVKRHYKDVDRLLILTPGDADRWIRAGMDNVGHMPNALPFMPEVPAPRSEKVVVSIGRLSHEKGVDMLLDSWAEIASRHPAWKLRIYGTGDEEQRLRARTTELGLDGSVEWKGRTNDVLGALSEASVFAQASRAEGFPITLLEAMATGLPCAAFDCAPGVREIIRDGEDGLLARLGNTVELGDHISTLITDEELRNRMGDAAFENVKRYAADEITDRWEALFAFLER; from the coding sequence ATGGGCGGCGTGACCACCTGGACGCACCAGATGGCCCGGGAGTTCACCGACCGGGGCCACCGCGTCCACGTCATCGGCATCACCCCCGCCCCCGCGGGACGCGAGCACGAGTTCCCCGAACCGCTGCCGTACGCCACCACCACCCTGTACGACACGCATCCGCCGCAGGTACGGCCGCTGCGCGGCATCAGGGGAAAACTCAACGCCGTCGAACGCCGGCGGCACGCGGCCCGCGCCGCCGGCATGCGCAGGCGGGCCGACCGGATGACGGCGCTGTTCGCCGCCGCCCGGCCCGGCGCCGTCCTGATCGTCACCCAGGTGTGGGCGATGGAGTGGGTCGCCCTCGCCGACACCAAGGGGCTCCTCGTCATCGGCATGAGCCACGAGTCGTACGCCGCCAGTGCCGCCACCTCCCGGCTCTCCCGGGTGAAGCGGCACTACAAGGACGTCGACCGGCTGCTCATCCTCACCCCGGGCGACGCGGACCGCTGGATCCGGGCCGGCATGGACAACGTCGGCCACATGCCCAACGCGCTGCCCTTCATGCCCGAGGTCCCGGCGCCCCGCAGCGAGAAGGTCGTCGTCTCCATCGGCCGCCTCTCGCACGAGAAGGGCGTGGACATGCTGCTCGACAGCTGGGCCGAGATCGCTTCCCGCCACCCCGCCTGGAAGCTGCGGATCTACGGCACCGGGGACGAGGAGCAGCGGCTGCGCGCCCGGACGACCGAGCTCGGCCTCGACGGGTCCGTGGAGTGGAAGGGCCGCACCAACGACGTCCTCGGGGCGCTCTCCGAGGCCTCGGTCTTCGCCCAGGCCTCACGCGCCGAGGGCTTTCCGATCACCCTGCTCGAAGCGATGGCCACGGGTCTGCCCTGCGCCGCGTTCGACTGCGCACCGGGGGTACGGGAGATCATCCGGGACGGCGAGGACGGTCTGCTCGCCCGGCTCGGCAACACCGTCGAGCTCGGCGACCACATCAGCACCCTCATCACCGACGAGGAGCTGCGGAACCGGATGGGCGACGCCGCCTTCGAGAACGTGAAGCGGTACGCCGCCGACGAGATCACCGACCGCTGGGAGGCGCTGTTCGCCTTCCTGGAGCGCTGA
- a CDS encoding DUF6056 family protein yields the protein MSRTTISEHGDARPENGGQDVEDTSDTSDIGGSGGSGDTGGSGDADRTVSGAAAEAGAQEGLRRALTWIALVVAAGAGALLSVGAFLGVYVRPTSDDWCALWKARDLGVLGITSDFYRTQNGRLTNAFLTGVLYSDGMRGPKLLPAFLILALGAGLFLLAREVLRALRLPLPVVVTATAVLMLEALLFLAGTRSYQVLLWAPATLSHTLPSIIGVWGALSGVWASRSHRPWARSVAVGSAVLLGTAVGTLSEPFVAMSGLIVAAAGVLCLPRLRIAHDRFASTWCAAWCLGLLIGSVVLFTSPGARWRRAQQPKRPLSLSEIGATFQDWSRVWETIGGQWAYAGVLAAGVLLGLAVALKTPGPARRRAPEAAPESAVGATSATAPRTPRPARGTVLVIAVLPVPLIALGSLVAVYGLRSGYGAGGWTYARTWTSFLVPFLIALCGYGVWFGHRIGRRLGLRSALAALAAGLAGVVAVAGTAALVPATRTLTTTTVARSLAWDRQDARIRAEAAAGRTEVTYRPLHIGSLAEPFFTTAYARDWAAQCAAEYYGVERLSRP from the coding sequence GTGAGCAGGACAACCATCTCGGAGCACGGTGACGCGCGCCCGGAGAACGGCGGGCAGGACGTGGAGGACACCAGCGACACCAGCGACATCGGCGGCTCCGGCGGCTCCGGTGACACCGGCGGCTCCGGCGACGCCGACAGGACGGTGAGCGGGGCGGCGGCCGAGGCCGGGGCCCAGGAGGGTCTCCGGCGGGCGCTGACCTGGATCGCGCTCGTCGTCGCCGCCGGCGCCGGGGCACTGCTCTCGGTCGGCGCCTTCCTCGGCGTCTACGTGCGCCCCACCTCGGACGACTGGTGCGCGCTCTGGAAGGCCCGCGACCTCGGGGTCCTGGGGATCACCTCGGACTTCTACCGCACCCAGAACGGGCGCCTCACCAACGCCTTCCTCACCGGCGTCCTCTACTCCGACGGCATGCGGGGGCCGAAGCTGCTGCCCGCCTTCCTGATCCTCGCGCTGGGCGCGGGCCTCTTCCTCCTCGCCCGGGAGGTGCTGCGCGCCCTGCGCCTGCCGCTCCCGGTGGTGGTGACCGCGACGGCGGTCCTGATGCTGGAGGCGCTGCTGTTCCTCGCGGGGACCCGCTCGTACCAGGTGCTGCTCTGGGCGCCGGCCACCCTTTCCCACACGCTCCCGAGCATCATCGGCGTCTGGGGGGCGCTCTCCGGGGTGTGGGCGTCGCGCAGCCACCGGCCCTGGGCCCGGTCCGTCGCCGTCGGCTCGGCGGTGCTGCTCGGCACGGCGGTCGGCACCCTCAGCGAGCCCTTCGTCGCCATGTCGGGGCTGATCGTCGCGGCGGCCGGCGTGCTCTGCCTGCCCCGGCTGCGCATCGCCCACGACCGCTTCGCGTCGACGTGGTGCGCCGCCTGGTGCCTGGGCCTCCTGATCGGCTCGGTGGTGCTCTTCACCTCCCCCGGGGCCCGCTGGCGGCGGGCCCAGCAGCCGAAGCGCCCGCTGTCCCTGTCGGAGATCGGGGCGACGTTCCAGGACTGGTCCCGCGTCTGGGAGACGATCGGCGGCCAGTGGGCGTACGCGGGCGTCCTCGCCGCCGGGGTGCTCCTCGGGCTCGCGGTGGCGCTCAAGACCCCGGGCCCGGCCCGCCGCCGGGCCCCGGAGGCCGCCCCGGAGAGCGCCGTGGGCGCCACCTCGGCGACCGCCCCCCGTACCCCCCGGCCGGCCCGCGGCACGGTCCTGGTGATCGCCGTCCTGCCGGTGCCCCTGATCGCGCTGGGGAGTCTGGTGGCCGTGTACGGGCTGCGCAGCGGTTACGGAGCGGGCGGCTGGACGTACGCGCGCACGTGGACCAGCTTCCTCGTGCCGTTCCTGATCGCGCTCTGCGGTTACGGGGTCTGGTTCGGCCATCGGATCGGGCGGCGGCTCGGGCTCCGGTCCGCCCTCGCGGCCCTCGCGGCGGGGCTCGCGGGGGTCGTCGCCGTGGCGGGCACGGCGGCCCTGGTGCCCGCGACGCGGACGCTGACCACGACGACGGTGGCGCGCAGCCTGGCCTGGGACCGGCAGGACGCCCGGATCCGCGCGGAGGCGGCGGCCGGCCGCACCGAGGTGACGTACCGGCCCCTGCACATCGGCAGCCTCGCGGAGCCCTTCTTCACGACGGCGTACGCGCGGGACTGGGCCGCCCAGTGCGCCGCCGAGTACTACGGGGTGGAACGACTGAGCCGCCCCTGA